The following proteins come from a genomic window of Nicotiana tomentosiformis chromosome 12, ASM39032v3, whole genome shotgun sequence:
- the LOC104094028 gene encoding cytochrome c1-2, heme protein, mitochondrial-like, with amino-acid sequence MSLGKKIGIGLEGFGRINRFITRAARHRDETKLSNASDVLKTFTTKHASDGFGSAGLKSFRALAIIGAGVSGLLSFTSVAYSDEAEHGLECPSYPWPHQGILSSYDHASIRRGHQVYQQVCASCHSMSLISYRDLVGVAYTEEETKAMAAEIEVVDGPNDEGEMFTRPGKLSDRFPQPYANEAAARFANGGAYPPDLSLITKARHNGQNYVFALLTGYRDPPAGVSIREGLHYNPYFPGGAIAMPKMLNDGAVEYEDGTPATEAQMGKDVVSFLSWAAEPEMEERKLMGFKWIFVLSLALLQAAYYRRLRWSVLKSRKLVLDVVN; translated from the exons ATGA GTTTGGGAAAGAAGATCGGGATAGGGCTCGAAG GATTCGGAAGAATTAATCGTTTTATTACGAGAGCAGCTCGCCACAGAGACGAAACCAAGCTTTCGAATGCCAGTGATGTGCTTAAGACTTTCACTACTAAG CATGCCTCAGATGGGTTTGGATCTGCTGGCTTAAAGTCTTTCAGAGCATTAGCAATCATTGGTGCTGGAGTCTCTGGGCTCCTTAGCTTCACAAGTGTTGCTTATTCTGATGAAGCAGAACATGGGTTAGAGTGTCCCAGCTATCCTTGGCCTCATCAAGGCATCCTCAGTTCTTATGACCATGCTTC GATACGTCGAGGTCACCAGGTTTACCAGCAAGTGTGTGCGTCGTGCCACTCAATGTCACTAATTTCATACCGTGATCTTGTTGGTGTGGCATACACTGAAGAAGAAACTAAGGCCATGGCAGCAGAAATTGAGGTGGTTGATGGCCCTAATGACGAGGGTGAGATGTTCACCCGCCCTGGGAAGTTGAGTGATCGTTTTCCACAGCCTTATGCAAATGAAGCAGCTGCAAGGTTTGCTAATGGTGGAGCCTATCCTCCTGATCTAAGTCTTATCACTAAG GCTCGACATAATGGTCAAAACTATGTTTTTGCTCTTCTAACTGGCTATCGGGACCCTCCTGCTGGTGTCTCG ATTAGGGAAGGTCTTCACTATAACCCTTACTTCCCTGGTGGAGCTATAGCGATGCCTAAAATGCTTAATGATGGTGCTGTTGAGTATGAAGATGGTACACCTGCTACTGAGGCACAA ATGGGAAAAGATGTTGTGTCGTTCTTGTCATGGGCTGCTGAGCCAGAAATGGAAGAGAGAAAGCTG ATGGGTTTCAAATGGATATTTGTTTTGTCACTTGCACTTCTCCAAGCAGCTTACTACCGTCGCCTGAGATGGTCTGTCCTGAAATCTCGCAAATTGGTCCTCGATGTTGTCAACTGA
- the LOC104094026 gene encoding fatty acid amide hydrolase-like, whose protein sequence is MGKKQVMVPVNEVDLTEVKYVPEKFEAPHLTGFWFKLFVKVMEAPLIGSLITSHLKQKNGMTEILKNTVIPEVPMFIPQFPVQDPEPGVVCLEEDGKPEERVDLALKCLPHYDPSSSWNSGSGEPFPFRYWKIRDYGYAYRSKFTTPSMVAEHFISAIEVLNDKQPSAPLLISFDPKEVRRQAASSTQRFEEGIPLSILDGILIAVKDDIDCYPHPSKGGSTWFHEVRQVNTDAVSVSRLRSSGAILVGKTNMHEFGMGTTGNNPNYGTPGNPHNPKRYTGGSSSGSAAIVASGLCSAALGTDGGGSIRIPASLCGVVGLKTTFGRTDLTGSLWEAGTVTIAGPITATVEDAILVYAAILGSSPADRIPLNPSLPCLPDLCSNESSNILGSLTLGMYTKWFNDVSSTDISDKCEDVLNQLFHLYGCKTTEIVIPELRELRTAHTVTFGSESLCLLNPDCEDGKGVRLTNDTRTNLALFRSFAASDYVSVQRLRRRIMHYHMEIFKKVDVIVTPTTGMTAPVIPKSALEVGETNLQVVASLMQFAITANILGLPAISVPIGYDKQGLPIGLQLIGRPWCEATILRLASVIEEISAEYRKKPMEFYDILKGK, encoded by the exons ATGGGGAAAAAGCAAGTGATGGTGCCGGTTAATGAAGTAGACCTCACCGAAGTGAAATATGTGCCggaaaaatttgaag CTCCACATTTGACTGGTTTTTGGTTCAAGTTGTTTGTTAAAGTAATGGAGGCACCCTTAATTGGTTCTTTAATTACCAGTCACCTGAAGCAGAAGAATGGAATGACTGAG ATTCTCAAGAATACTGTGATCCCAGAGGTGCCCATGTTCATTCCACAATTCCCTGTTCAAG ATCCAGAGCCTGGTGTTGTTTGCTTAGAAGAAGATGGAAAACCTGAAGAACGGGTTGATTTAGCCTTGAAGTGTCTTCCACATTATGATCCTTCTAGCAGTTGGAATTCTGGTTCAGGAGAACCGTTCCCATTCCGCTACTGGAAAATTCGTGATTATGGATATGCTTACAGATCTAAATTTACTACCCCATCTATG GTTGCAGAGCACTTTATCTCAGCAATAGAGGTACTTAATGATAAGCAGCCCTCAGCACCGTTATTAATCTCCTTTGACCCCAAGGAGGTGAGAAGGCAAGCTGCATCTTCCACTCAAAGATTTGAGGAAG GAATACCATTGTCGATCTTGGATGGGATTTTAATTGCAGTCAAGGATGACATTGATTGCTATCCTCATCCTTCAAAGG GTGGTTCTACATGGTTTCATGAGGTTCGCCAGGTAAACACAGATGCAGTTTCTGTGTCAAGATTACGAAGCAGTGGTGCAATTTTAGTAGGAAAGACAAATATGCATGAATTTGGTATGGGCACAACAGGGAATAATCCGAATTACGG TACACCTGGAAATCCGCATAATCCAAAAAGATACACAGGTGGTTCTTCCTCAGGTTCAGCTGCAATTGTCGCTTCTGGATTGTGTTCAGCAGCATTGGGAACAGATGGTGGAG GTTCAATACGAATTCCTGCTTCTCTTTGCGGGGTTGTCGGCTTGAAAACAACATTTGGACGGACTGACCTGACAGG GTCACTGTGGGAAGCAGGAACAGTCACAATTGCTGGACCCATCACAGCTACAGTTGAGGATGCCATACTTGT GTATGCAGCAATCTTAGGATCCTCTCCAGCTGATCGAATTCCACTGAATCCT TCCCTCCCTTGTTTACCAGATTTATGTTCCAATGAGAGTTCAAACATTTTGGGATCACTTACCCTGGGAATGTATACAAAG TGGTTTAACGATGTTAGCTCAACCGATATATCTGACAAGTGTGAAGATGTCCTAAACCAACTATTTCATCTGTATGGGTGCAAA ACAACAGAGATTGTCATACCGGAGCTTCGCGAGCTGCGCACAGCCCATACTGTTACTTTTGGATCTGAATCGCTATGCTTATTGAATCCTGATTGCGAGGATGG GAAAGGAGTAAGATTGACTAATGATACTCGCACAAATCTAGCACTCTTCAGATCATTTGCAGCATCAGATTATGTTTCTGTCCAGCGCCTTAG GCGAAGGATAATGCACTACCACATGGAGATTTTCAAGAAAGTAGATGTCATTGTAACACCTACCACTGG AATGACAGCTCCAGTAATTCCAAAAAGTGCTCTTGAAGTTGGAGAGACAAATTTGCAAGTTGTAG CAAGCCTAATGCAATTTGCTATAACAGCAAACATTCTCGGGCTTCCAGCAATTTCTGTCCCT ATTGGTTATGATAAGCAAGGACTTCCAATAGGCTTGCAGCTTATTGGTCGTCCGTGGTGTGAAGCTACAATCTTGCGTTTAGCTAGTGTGATAGAG GAAATCTCTGCAGAGTATCGGAAGAAGCCAATGGAGTTCTATGACATCTTGAAAGGGAAGTGA
- the LOC104094033 gene encoding protein YELLOW LEAF 1, choloroplastic-like, translating to MLTASTTMSAPTLPIVRAEAECLKQFKPIVSVGLQPLGMQSQFINNGRHLICPVQEKSASIICVAALSARCATKGQMQTLTRENSTITVAPEKVKSPDLDDGGAGFPPRDDDGSVWWRGGGDGGWGGGGGDGGEGRWAGGGGGGHWAFFFFVFLVILGFLKDKEEEGPYQDQRRRKPVY from the exons ATGTTAACTGCCAGTACCACTATGAGTGCACCTACTTTGCCAATAG TGAGAGCAGAGGCTGAATGCCTGAAGCAATTCAAGCCAATAGTATCTGTTGGCCTCCAGCCGCTTGGCATGCAGTCTCAATTTATTAACAATGGAAGACACTTGATATGTCCTGTTCAAGAAAAGAGTGCTTCCATAATATGTGTTGCTGCTCTG AGTGCCAGATGTGCAACTAAAGGGCAGATGCAGACTCTTACAAGGGAAAATTCAACCATTACAGTTGCACCAG AGAAGGTGAAATCTCCTGATCTCGACGATGGTGGGGCTGGGTTTCCCCCTCGTGATGATGATGGCAGCGTGTGGTGGCGTGGGGGTGGGGATGGGggttggggtgggggtgggggtgatgGTGGTGAAGGCCGTTGGGCAGGTGGGGGTGGTGGAGGCCATTGGGcattcttcttttttgtttttcttgtcATCCTAGGCTTCTTGAAGGATAAAGAGGAAGAAGGACCCTACCAGgatcaaagaagaagaaaaccagTATATTGA